Proteins encoded in a region of the Mucilaginibacter sabulilitoris genome:
- a CDS encoding SRPBCC family protein translates to MKTSNTTEVANTKDEVFITHIFNAPREVVFKAWTEPEQLLRWFAPDGCTIDFKNINVQTGGTFHSCIHDPQFGDCWCKGTYLEVIYPEKLVYTMALTDEHGNDLESAVDAGKDANMPRETVLTVTFAEYGNQTKLTLHQTMPEDIAKQTGAYQSWIKMLHKLEELV, encoded by the coding sequence ATGAAAACAAGTAACACAACAGAGGTGGCAAATACTAAGGATGAAGTATTTATTACACATATTTTTAATGCACCCAGGGAAGTAGTATTTAAAGCCTGGACAGAGCCGGAACAATTACTGCGCTGGTTTGCTCCCGATGGCTGCACTATCGACTTTAAAAATATCAATGTGCAAACAGGTGGTACTTTTCACTCCTGTATTCACGACCCCCAATTTGGCGACTGTTGGTGTAAAGGCACTTATCTGGAAGTTATTTATCCCGAAAAGCTCGTGTACACAATGGCGCTTACTGACGAACATGGCAATGATCTGGAATCTGCAGTCGACGCTGGTAAGGATGCTAATATGCCCAGGGAAACTGTATTGACGGTTACTTTTGCCGAATATGGTAATCAAACCAAACTTACCCTCCACCAGACCATGCCCGAGGACATTGCGAAACAAACAGGCGCTTATCAAAGCTGGATCAAAATGCTCCATAAGCTGGAAGAACTCGTTTAA